The following are encoded in a window of Haliaeetus albicilla chromosome 1, bHalAlb1.1, whole genome shotgun sequence genomic DNA:
- the HS3ST1 gene encoding heparan sulfate glucosamine 3-O-sulfotransferase 1: MAAFLLGAMLLIVQPQIVPSRPAINSKAETSSQSVQRELLKKTSQKNDFKENIHSNGSCRQLPQTIIIGVRKGGTRALLEMLSLHPDIAAAESEVHFFDWEDHYKNGLQWYINQMPFSYPHQITVEKTPAYFTSPKVPERVYNMNQSMRLLLILRDPSERVLSDYTQVFYNHMQKHKPYPSIEQFLIKDGELNVDYKAINRSLYYIHMQNWLKYFPLDRIHIVDGDKLIKDPFPEIEKVERFLKLSPQINASNFYFNKTKGFYCLRDSGRERCLHESKGRAHPQVDTRLLEKLHEYFHEPNKKFFELVGRTFDWHSFVAS, encoded by the coding sequence ATGGCAGCTTTTCTGCTGGGAGCTATGTTGCTTATTGTTCAACCTCAGATAGTGCCTTCCAGACCGGCTATAAATTCGAAGGCTGAGACTTCTTCTCAGTCTGTTCAGAGAGAGCTTTTAAAGAAGACATCTCAAAAAAATGACTTCAAGGAAAACATTCATTCTAATGGATCATGCCGGCAGCTGCCACAGACTATCATTATTGGAGTGAGAAAAGGTGGAACAAGAGCTTTGTTAGAGATGTTGAGTCTCCATCCAGATATTGCGGCAGCAGAAAGTGAAGTTCACTTCTTTGACTGGGAAGATCATTACAAAAATGGATTGCAGTGGTATATTAATCAAATGCCATTCTCTTATCCCCATCAGATCACCGTGGAAAAAACTCCAGCATATTTCACGTCACCTAAAGTGCCTGAAAGAGTTTATAACATGAACCAATCAATGAGACTACTCCTCATTTTAAGAGACCCAAGTGAGAGAGTACTATCAGATTACACCCAAGTGTTCTATAATCACATGCAGAAGCACAAGCCGTATCCATCCATTGAACAATTCCTGATTAAAGATGGTGAACTCAATGTGGACTACAAGGCAATAAACAGAAGCTTATACTACATTCACATGCAAAACTGGCTGAAGTATTTTCCTCTTGATCGTATCCACATTGTAGATGGGGATAAACTAATCAAAGATCCCTTCCCAGAAATAGAGAAGGTAGAGAGATTTTTGAAGTTATCGCCACAGATAAACGCTTCaaacttttatttcaataaaactAAAGGCTTCTACTGCCTAAGGGACAGTGGTAGAGAGCGTTGTTTACATGAGTCAAAAGGACGAGCACACCCACAAGTAGATACCCGGTTACTCGAGAAACTGCATGAATATTTCCATGAACCCAACAAGAAATTTTTTGAGCTTGTGGGCAGAACATTTGACTGGCACTCATTTGTGGCAAGTTAG